From Streptomyces sp. NBC_00690, a single genomic window includes:
- the map gene encoding type I methionyl aminopeptidase translates to MVEIKTDQSIEAMREAGRVVAGALTAAREVATVGATLRDVDAAARAVLTEAGARSPFLGYHPSWAPVPFPAVVCASVNDTIVHGIPDDYRLGDGDLLSLDCGAILAGWVGDSAVSFTVGRARPEDLRLIETVEAALEAGIAAAVVGRRIGDIAHAIGRVCRSAGYGIPDGYGGHGIGRRMHEDPGVPNEGRPGRGMVLRHGMVLAIEPMVIAGGTDDHYTAQDGWTVRTIDGSRAAHAEHTVAITDEGPRVLTVL, encoded by the coding sequence ATGGTTGAGATCAAAACCGATCAGTCGATCGAAGCGATGCGTGAGGCCGGCAGGGTCGTTGCCGGTGCACTGACGGCGGCCCGTGAAGTCGCGACCGTAGGAGCGACCCTGCGGGACGTGGATGCGGCAGCGCGGGCCGTTCTCACCGAGGCAGGGGCCCGATCGCCCTTCCTCGGCTATCACCCCTCGTGGGCCCCCGTTCCCTTTCCGGCCGTCGTGTGCGCATCGGTCAACGACACGATCGTGCACGGCATCCCGGACGACTACCGACTGGGCGACGGCGATCTGCTGAGTCTGGACTGCGGCGCGATTCTCGCCGGCTGGGTGGGTGACTCGGCGGTGAGCTTCACCGTGGGCCGCGCCAGGCCCGAGGACCTCCGGCTCATCGAGACGGTCGAGGCGGCGCTGGAGGCCGGCATCGCGGCGGCCGTGGTCGGCCGGAGGATCGGCGACATCGCCCATGCCATCGGCCGGGTGTGCCGCTCGGCCGGCTACGGCATTCCGGACGGCTACGGCGGCCACGGCATCGGGCGGCGGATGCACGAGGACCCGGGCGTCCCCAACGAGGGCCGACCGGGCCGGGGCATGGTGCTGCGCCATGGCATGGTGCTGGCCATCGAGCCCATGGTGATCGCGGGCGGCACGGACGACCACTACACCGCCCAGGACGGCTGGACGGTCCGCACGATCGACGGCAGCAGGGCCGCCCACGCGGAGCACACGGTGGCCATCACCGATGAAGGACCGCGCGTGCTCACCGTCCTGTGA
- a CDS encoding glycoside hydrolase family 75 protein, producing the protein MRSSTLLPAFVAALSGAALLSSAALPAAAETVQRVVTPDAYGVREGTVGAAELLARTGSCTQISSGKYAKDAGGSKSVPVCGTDEAVFWTADLDIDCDGRATTQCNAQTDPWFLPDTAFHQSDGRPLSAEELPFIVVPSPSSTWRYTDFGIKGGSVVAVVHDGKVRYGVVGDTGPTGIIGEASYAMAESLGIDPDPATGGIGSGVTYILFKNSKVSPIESHSAAVTLGNSLAKEFVANG; encoded by the coding sequence ATGCGCTCATCCACCCTGCTCCCCGCTTTCGTCGCCGCACTCTCGGGGGCTGCCCTGCTGAGCTCCGCCGCCCTGCCGGCCGCGGCGGAGACGGTTCAGCGGGTCGTCACCCCCGATGCGTACGGTGTGCGCGAGGGCACCGTGGGGGCGGCCGAGCTGCTGGCCAGGACGGGGAGCTGTACGCAGATCTCCAGCGGGAAGTACGCCAAGGACGCCGGGGGCTCCAAGTCCGTCCCCGTCTGCGGCACCGATGAGGCGGTGTTCTGGACGGCCGATCTGGACATCGACTGCGACGGCCGGGCCACCACTCAGTGCAATGCCCAGACCGACCCCTGGTTTCTCCCCGATACCGCCTTCCACCAGTCGGACGGCAGACCGCTGAGCGCGGAGGAGTTGCCGTTCATCGTGGTGCCCAGTCCCAGCTCCACCTGGCGCTACACCGACTTCGGGATCAAGGGTGGGTCGGTGGTGGCCGTGGTCCACGACGGCAAGGTCCGGTACGGAGTCGTCGGGGACACCGGGCCCACCGGCATCATCGGCGAAGCCTCCTACGCCATGGCCGAGTCACTCGGCATCGATCCCGACCCGGCCACGGGCGGGATCGGGTCGGGCGTCACCTACATCCTCTTCAAGAACTCCAAGGTGTCCCCGATCGAGAGCCACAGCGCCGCGGTGACACTGGGGAACTCGCTGGCCAAGGAGTTCGTGGCGAACGGCTGA
- a CDS encoding helix-turn-helix domain-containing protein, whose product MVRTPLTPEERERGERLGRMLRTARGERSMVEVALVAGISPETLRKIETGRAPTPAFFTVAALASALGLSMDELVVRCALLPAA is encoded by the coding sequence ATGGTTCGTACCCCCCTCACCCCGGAAGAGCGCGAACGCGGCGAGCGCCTCGGTCGCATGCTGCGTACGGCGCGCGGCGAGCGCAGCATGGTCGAGGTCGCGCTGGTCGCCGGGATCTCGCCCGAGACCCTTCGCAAGATCGAGACCGGTCGCGCCCCCACCCCGGCGTTCTTCACCGTGGCCGCCCTTGCGTCCGCCCTCGGGCTCTCCATGGACGAGCTGGTGGTCCGCTGTGCTCTGCTGCCCGCAGCCTGA
- the ggt gene encoding gamma-glutamyltransferase — protein MGRTAARSATVLTVAAAMVSLGAAAPSHPKPLLKTPAKSPVAVGHGGAVASVDPDASAAGIDVLKRGGNAVDAAIATAAALGVTEPYSAGIGGGGFFVHYDARSRTVHTIDGRETAPRSAGPGLFQEKGQPIPFAEGQTSGLGVGTPGTPATWESALDSWGSKPLGELLKPAERLARDGFTVDATFRSQTEANRDRFADFPASAELFLPRGKLPVVGSVFKNPDLARTYKEIGREGTQALYRGDIATDIVRTVRKPPVGEGVTRKVRPGDLTARDLRTYDTIRRAPTKISYRGLDVYGMGPSSSGGTSVGEALNILERTDLADASKTQYLHRFIEASRIAFADRGRWVGDPAFENVPVKELLSQRFADSRGCLIKDNAVLTSPLAPGDPRRPAACSNKGKTAPTTFEGENTTHLTTADKWGNVVAYTLTIESTGGSGITVPDRGFLLNNELTDFSFAPANPAVHDPNLPGPSKRPRSSISPTIVLDEGRPVLALGSPGGATIITTVLQTLTGRLDRGLPLVEAIAAPRASQRNQTTTELEPGLWDSSLRAKLEKIGHRFRLNAEIGAATGIERLPDGRWLAAAEKVRRGGGSAMVVRPSGNP, from the coding sequence ATGGGCCGAACCGCCGCCCGCAGCGCGACCGTTCTGACCGTCGCGGCAGCGATGGTCTCGCTGGGGGCCGCCGCGCCCTCCCACCCCAAGCCCTTACTGAAGACACCCGCGAAGTCACCGGTGGCCGTCGGCCACGGTGGCGCGGTGGCCAGCGTCGATCCGGACGCCTCGGCCGCCGGCATCGACGTGCTCAAACGAGGCGGCAACGCCGTGGACGCGGCGATCGCCACGGCTGCCGCACTCGGCGTCACCGAGCCCTACTCGGCGGGCATCGGCGGCGGTGGCTTCTTCGTCCACTACGACGCCCGGTCCCGTACGGTCCACACCATCGACGGCCGGGAGACCGCGCCGCGCTCCGCCGGCCCCGGTCTCTTCCAGGAGAAGGGCCAACCGATCCCGTTCGCCGAGGGCCAGACCAGCGGCCTGGGCGTGGGCACCCCCGGTACGCCGGCCACCTGGGAGAGTGCGCTCGATAGTTGGGGCAGCAAGCCCCTGGGCGAGTTGCTGAAGCCCGCCGAGCGGCTGGCGCGCGACGGGTTCACCGTGGACGCCACCTTCCGCTCGCAGACCGAGGCCAACCGGGACCGCTTCGCCGACTTCCCGGCCAGCGCCGAACTCTTCCTCCCCCGAGGAAAGCTGCCCGTGGTGGGTTCCGTCTTCAAGAACCCCGATCTGGCGCGCACCTACAAGGAGATCGGGCGGGAGGGTACGCAGGCGCTGTACCGCGGTGACATCGCCACGGACATCGTGCGCACGGTCCGCAAGCCACCCGTCGGCGAGGGTGTGACCCGCAAGGTCAGGCCCGGTGACCTCACCGCCAGGGACCTGCGGACGTACGACACCATCCGGCGCGCACCCACGAAGATCTCCTACCGGGGCCTGGACGTCTACGGCATGGGCCCCTCCTCATCGGGCGGCACCAGTGTCGGCGAGGCGCTCAACATCCTGGAGCGCACCGATCTGGCGGACGCCAGCAAGACCCAGTACCTGCACCGCTTCATCGAGGCCAGCCGGATCGCCTTCGCGGACCGGGGCCGCTGGGTCGGTGATCCCGCCTTCGAGAACGTTCCCGTCAAGGAACTCCTCTCCCAGCGGTTCGCCGATTCACGAGGCTGCCTGATCAAGGACAACGCGGTACTCACCAGCCCGCTGGCCCCGGGTGACCCCCGCAGGCCCGCAGCCTGCTCCAACAAGGGCAAGACCGCGCCGACCACGTTCGAGGGCGAGAACACCACCCATCTGACGACCGCGGACAAGTGGGGCAACGTCGTCGCGTACACCCTGACGATCGAGTCCACCGGCGGCAGCGGGATCACCGTGCCGGACCGGGGGTTCCTGCTGAACAACGAGTTGACCGACTTCTCCTTCGCACCGGCGAACCCCGCCGTGCACGATCCGAACCTGCCCGGTCCGAGCAAGCGTCCGCGTTCGTCCATCTCGCCGACGATCGTCCTCGACGAGGGACGTCCGGTGCTCGCGCTGGGCTCTCCTGGCGGGGCGACGATCATCACCACGGTCCTCCAGACCCTGACGGGTCGTCTGGACCGGGGACTTCCCCTGGTGGAGGCGATCGCAGCCCCACGGGCCAGCCAGCGCAACCAGACCACGACCGAACTGGAGCCGGGACTCTGGGACAGCTCACTGCGCGCGAAGCTGGAGAAGATCGGTCACCGCTTCCGCCTCAACGCGGAGATCGGAGCCGCGACCGGGATCGAGCGGCTCCCTGATGGACGATGGCTCGCCGCCGCCGAGAAGGTGCGCCGAGGGGGCGGTTCGGCGATGGTGGTGCGGCCCAGCGGCAACCCCTAG
- a CDS encoding PPOX class F420-dependent oxidoreductase: protein MTAADFASARYLSVTTFRKNGTGVATPVWFAEDGGKLYAWTRTDSYKVKRLRNDSRVVVSVCDARGRIAEGAPAAEGTAELLDTEGTARVRSLLARKYTWQFWLVDWPAMVARRGKRPHTGIVVTL from the coding sequence GTGACCGCCGCTGACTTCGCCTCTGCCCGCTATCTGAGCGTGACCACCTTCCGCAAGAACGGGACCGGGGTCGCCACGCCCGTGTGGTTCGCCGAGGACGGCGGAAAGCTCTACGCCTGGACCCGCACCGATTCCTACAAGGTCAAGCGGCTGCGCAACGACTCCCGGGTCGTGGTCTCCGTCTGTGACGCCCGAGGGCGGATCGCCGAAGGCGCCCCCGCCGCGGAGGGCACGGCCGAACTGCTGGACACGGAGGGCACGGCACGGGTGCGCTCCCTGCTCGCCCGCAAGTACACCTGGCAGTTCTGGCTCGTCGACTGGCCGGCGATGGTGGCTCGGCGTGGCAAGCGTCCCCACACGGGCATCGTGGTGACGCTCTGA